One Paraburkholderia caffeinilytica DNA segment encodes these proteins:
- a CDS encoding bifunctional sugar phosphate isomerase/epimerase/4-hydroxyphenylpyruvate dioxygenase family protein — translation MQRSIATVSISGTLVEKLAAIQAAGFEGVEIFENDLLYFDGSPADVRRIAEDLGLKIMLFQPFRDFDGVSPERLERNLDRAKRKFDVMHELGTDRILVCSNVSPDTIGDDSLMTDQLGALARAAEAAGVIAGYEALAWGRHVKTYRHAWKLVNAVNHPNLGLVLDSFHTLSLNDTVDGIADIPGDRIVFVQIADAPKLAMDVLEWSRHYRCFPGQGDFDLAGFTAQVVKTGYTGPLSLEIFNDGFRAAPTAITAADGHRSLLFLEEQTRAQLESARQPVGELYRSPAAPAHVGYQFLEFAVDHTTRAHLVDWLGKLRFRQAGQHRSKDVTLFQHGAASIVLNAEPDSFANAFFQQHGLSLCASAFRVDDANQAFERAAGFGYAPFSGQIGPNERVLPAVQAPDGSLNYFVDETPDQPTLFEADFVLTDINGPSEVGPLARIDHVCLSVPAPSLDTWVLFLRTALGFQAEPGVLVPDPYGLVRSRALRSHDGSVRIVLNASVDHHTAVAEALHTYHGSGLNHVAFSTGDIFSAIPEFVADGLPVLRIPRNYYDDLAARYALPDETLEALRARNILYDRDERGGEFFHAYTEQLDQRFFMEIVERRGGYDGYGAANAAVRLAAQAQRRK, via the coding sequence ATGCAACGTTCGATTGCCACCGTGTCGATCAGCGGGACCCTCGTCGAGAAGCTGGCCGCAATCCAGGCGGCGGGCTTCGAAGGCGTCGAAATCTTCGAGAACGACCTGCTGTACTTTGACGGCTCGCCCGCCGACGTCCGGCGCATCGCCGAGGATCTCGGGCTGAAGATCATGCTGTTCCAGCCGTTCCGCGATTTCGACGGAGTAAGCCCGGAGCGCCTCGAGCGCAATCTGGATCGGGCGAAGCGCAAGTTCGACGTGATGCACGAACTGGGTACGGACCGGATTCTGGTGTGCAGCAACGTCTCGCCCGACACCATCGGCGACGATTCGCTGATGACCGACCAGCTGGGCGCGCTGGCCCGCGCGGCCGAAGCGGCCGGCGTGATCGCCGGCTATGAGGCGCTCGCGTGGGGCAGGCACGTCAAGACCTACCGCCATGCGTGGAAGCTCGTGAACGCGGTGAATCATCCGAATCTCGGCCTCGTGCTCGACAGCTTCCATACGCTGTCGCTGAACGATACGGTGGACGGCATTGCCGATATTCCCGGCGACCGCATCGTCTTCGTGCAAATCGCCGACGCGCCGAAGCTCGCCATGGACGTGCTCGAATGGAGCCGCCACTACCGCTGCTTCCCGGGCCAAGGCGATTTCGATCTGGCCGGCTTCACCGCGCAGGTCGTGAAAACCGGCTACACAGGGCCGCTCTCGCTCGAAATTTTCAACGACGGTTTTCGCGCCGCACCCACCGCCATCACCGCGGCGGACGGCCATCGCTCGCTGCTGTTCCTCGAGGAACAGACTCGCGCGCAGCTTGAATCCGCCAGGCAGCCGGTCGGCGAGCTCTATCGATCGCCCGCCGCGCCCGCGCACGTCGGCTACCAGTTTCTCGAGTTCGCGGTCGATCACACCACCCGCGCGCACCTCGTCGACTGGCTCGGCAAGCTGCGCTTCCGTCAGGCCGGCCAGCATCGTTCGAAAGATGTGACGCTGTTTCAGCACGGCGCGGCGTCGATCGTGCTGAACGCCGAGCCGGACTCATTTGCCAACGCCTTCTTCCAGCAGCATGGTTTGTCGCTGTGCGCGTCGGCATTTCGCGTGGACGACGCCAATCAGGCGTTCGAGCGCGCCGCCGGGTTCGGCTACGCGCCGTTCTCGGGCCAGATCGGCCCGAACGAACGCGTGCTGCCCGCCGTGCAGGCGCCCGACGGCAGCCTGAACTACTTCGTCGACGAGACGCCGGACCAGCCCACCCTGTTCGAAGCCGATTTCGTGCTCACCGACATCAACGGTCCGAGCGAAGTGGGGCCGCTCGCGCGCATCGACCATGTCTGCCTGTCAGTACCGGCTCCTTCGCTGGATACGTGGGTTCTGTTTCTGCGTACCGCACTCGGCTTCCAGGCCGAGCCGGGCGTGCTGGTGCCCGACCCTTACGGACTGGTGCGCAGCCGCGCGCTGCGCAGTCATGACGGTTCGGTGCGCATCGTACTGAACGCGTCGGTGGACCATCACACGGCGGTCGCCGAGGCATTGCACACCTATCACGGTTCGGGCCTGAATCACGTCGCGTTCAGCACCGGCGACATTTTCAGCGCGATTCCCGAATTCGTCGCGGACGGTCTGCCGGTTCTGCGCATCCCGCGCAATTACTACGACGACCTTGCCGCACGCTATGCGCTGCCGGACGAAACGCTCGAGGCGCTGCGCGCGCGCAACATCCTGTATGACCGGGACGAGCGCGGTGGCGAGTTCTTCCACGCTTACACCGAACAACTGGATCAGCGCTTTTTCATGGAGATTGTCGAGCGGCGCGGCGGCTACGACGGCTATGGCGCGGCCAATGCGGCCGTTCGGCTCGCAGCGCAGGCGCAGCGCCGCAAATAG
- a CDS encoding dihydrodipicolinate synthase family protein: MAHIWEGVWPAVTTKFHADFSIDREWTGKNIEAQIDAGVDGIIVCGSLGEASTLSLDEKLQVLDIAVVASRGRVPVLLTIAENSTLDACRQAEAGSRHGAAGFMVLPGLRYLSDRRETLHHFRSVADASALPLMIYNNPLAYGVDMTPEMFAEIADEKKIVAIKESCGDVRRVTDLINVVGDRFAILCGVDNLAMEAILMGAHGWVAGLVCAFPRETVVIYKLLKAGRLEEARAIYRWFAPLLALDVSSKLVQNIKLAETIVGLGTEPVRPPRLPLAGGEREAVEALIRRAIENRPTLPQV; this comes from the coding sequence GTGGCGCATATCTGGGAAGGCGTATGGCCCGCGGTGACTACCAAGTTTCACGCGGATTTCAGCATAGATCGCGAATGGACCGGCAAGAATATCGAGGCGCAGATCGACGCGGGTGTGGACGGCATCATCGTGTGCGGATCGCTCGGCGAAGCATCGACGCTCTCGCTGGACGAGAAGCTGCAAGTGCTCGACATCGCCGTCGTTGCCTCGCGCGGCCGTGTGCCCGTTTTGCTGACGATCGCCGAGAACAGCACGCTCGACGCATGCCGCCAGGCCGAAGCCGGCAGCCGGCATGGCGCGGCCGGGTTCATGGTGTTGCCCGGGCTGCGCTATCTGTCCGATCGGCGCGAAACGCTGCACCACTTTCGCAGCGTCGCCGATGCGAGCGCGCTGCCGTTGATGATCTATAACAATCCGCTTGCCTATGGCGTCGACATGACACCCGAGATGTTTGCGGAAATCGCCGACGAAAAGAAGATCGTCGCGATCAAGGAATCATGCGGCGACGTGCGGCGCGTGACCGATCTGATCAACGTGGTCGGCGACCGCTTCGCGATTCTGTGCGGGGTCGACAACCTCGCGATGGAAGCGATATTGATGGGCGCGCATGGCTGGGTGGCCGGCCTCGTGTGCGCGTTTCCGCGCGAGACGGTCGTGATTTACAAGTTACTGAAGGCGGGCCGTCTTGAAGAAGCGCGTGCGATCTATCGCTGGTTCGCGCCCCTGCTCGCGCTCGACGTCTCCTCGAAGCTGGTGCAGAACATCAAGCTGGCCGAGACGATCGTCGGGCTCGGCACGGAGCCGGTGCGGCCGCCGCGTCTGCCGCTGGCCGGGGGCGAGCGCGAGGCAGTGGAAGCGTTGATCCGCCGGGCGATTGAAAACCGGCCGACGCTGCCGCAGGTTTGA
- a CDS encoding 4-hydroxyproline epimerase, whose translation MCIMKTLDIIDSHTGGEPTRLVVSGGPALGGGTLAQRLEVFRTHFDDWRAGIVTEPRGSDVVVGALLCEPDDPACVAGVIFFNNVGYLGMCGHGTIGLVVSLAHMGRIGPGLHRIETPVGIVEATLNEDGSVAVRNVPAYRYRQGVPVDVPGYGTLSGDIGWGGNWFFLVADHGRTLEASRIAELGAFSSAIRDALIAQGITGADGALIDHIELFGPGSREGIDSRSFVLCPGNAYDRSPCGTGTSAKIACLAADGKLAEGAVWRQESIIGSVFEASYRHAGDGVSVIPTITGHAHIMAEGRLCFDARDPFAWGIRTA comes from the coding sequence ATGTGCATCATGAAAACCCTAGACATCATCGACTCGCACACCGGCGGTGAACCGACCCGCCTGGTGGTGTCGGGTGGCCCGGCGCTCGGCGGCGGCACGCTGGCTCAGCGTCTCGAGGTGTTTCGCACGCATTTCGACGACTGGCGCGCGGGCATCGTCACCGAACCGCGCGGCTCGGACGTGGTGGTCGGCGCGCTGTTGTGCGAGCCGGACGATCCCGCGTGCGTGGCCGGCGTGATTTTCTTCAACAACGTCGGCTATCTCGGCATGTGCGGGCACGGCACGATCGGTCTCGTCGTCTCGCTCGCGCACATGGGACGGATCGGACCGGGGCTTCATCGGATCGAGACGCCGGTCGGCATCGTCGAGGCGACGCTCAACGAGGACGGCAGTGTGGCCGTGCGCAACGTGCCGGCCTATCGCTACCGGCAAGGCGTGCCGGTCGACGTGCCGGGCTACGGCACGTTGAGCGGCGACATCGGCTGGGGCGGCAACTGGTTCTTTCTCGTAGCCGACCATGGGCGCACGCTGGAGGCGTCGCGTATCGCCGAACTGGGCGCGTTCAGTTCGGCGATACGCGACGCGCTGATCGCGCAAGGCATCACCGGCGCGGACGGCGCCTTGATCGACCACATCGAACTCTTCGGGCCTGGCTCGCGCGAAGGTATCGACAGCCGCAGCTTCGTCCTTTGTCCCGGCAACGCGTATGACCGCTCGCCGTGCGGTACCGGCACAAGCGCGAAAATCGCCTGCCTCGCCGCCGACGGCAAGCTGGCCGAAGGCGCGGTGTGGCGGCAGGAGAGCATTATCGGCAGCGTATTCGAGGCGAGCTATCGGCACGCCGGCGATGGCGTCTCGGTGATTCCGACCATCACCGGCCACGCGCACATCATGGCCGAAGGGCGTTTGTGTTTCGACGCGCGCGATCCGTTCGCATGGGGCATCCGCACGGCATGA
- a CDS encoding DUF4145 domain-containing protein — MPDRFLIPSTIDALPLDRCPHCNVAKPNVSRLSPAFQSKDARGGSLRNWAMFACSFCGGVVTAGWIFNTDQCELYPMPSVFSADVPEEPLDYLKQAAETLHSPRASVVTSAGAVDSMLKARGYADGPLYSRIEKAVTDHLLTSEMAEWAHDVRLDANDQRHADLKAIPPTTEDARRCLDFAKALADILFVLPARVTRGTTEAKSTLAKLKEKTN; from the coding sequence ATGCCAGATCGTTTCCTCATCCCGAGCACCATTGACGCGCTTCCCCTTGATCGCTGCCCACATTGCAACGTCGCAAAACCGAACGTAAGCAGGCTTTCCCCAGCGTTCCAATCGAAGGATGCACGCGGAGGCTCACTGAGAAATTGGGCAATGTTTGCGTGCTCTTTCTGTGGTGGCGTTGTAACCGCTGGATGGATTTTTAACACTGATCAGTGTGAGCTTTATCCGATGCCCTCTGTTTTTAGTGCGGACGTACCAGAGGAGCCACTTGACTACCTAAAGCAAGCCGCCGAAACGTTGCATTCCCCCCGCGCGTCTGTCGTGACGAGCGCCGGCGCGGTTGATTCCATGCTAAAAGCCAGAGGCTACGCCGACGGGCCCCTCTATTCGCGCATCGAGAAAGCAGTCACCGATCATCTGCTAACTTCCGAAATGGCAGAATGGGCGCACGATGTACGATTGGATGCAAATGATCAGCGGCATGCAGATCTTAAGGCTATCCCGCCCACCACAGAAGATGCACGGCGCTGTCTTGACTTTGCGAAGGCCCTTGCCGATATACTTTTTGTTCTTCCTGCCCGAGTCACCCGAGGGACGACAGAGGCGAAATCGACGTTGGCGAAGCTGAAGGAAAAGACGAATTAA
- a CDS encoding FAD-dependent oxidoreductase produces the protein MNQHFDIVVVGAGPAGLNAAQAAAREGATVALLDDNPRVGGQIWRQGPGHPPQVPLQELLAALQTQTRVAHLPSTRVIAPLGPRGLLLESAEHGAVSISYDRLILATGARERLLPFAGWTLPGVTGAGALQALVKGGMPVRGERIVIAGSGPLLIAALATVRAAGARVVAVVEQASALEVARFGVSLFGEPAKLRQAVVMTRGFAGVRYWTGSIVRKADGAGRVERVTIRRGRQESTLDCDRVACGYGLVPNITLAQALGCAISEAGEIIVDGEQRTSVGGVLAAGECTGVGGEELARVEGELAGLSASGASASRISANRTALHAQRARWQRFARHVEAAFSLQAAARTPPDDATLLCRCEDVSFGDVRAYPDWREAKLHTRCGMGACQGRVCGAAASLYFGWQAAAPRPPFSPAQIGTLMAAGEEQPSVE, from the coding sequence ATGAACCAGCACTTCGATATCGTCGTGGTAGGGGCCGGTCCGGCCGGGTTGAACGCCGCGCAGGCAGCGGCGCGTGAGGGTGCCACGGTCGCGTTGCTCGACGACAATCCGCGCGTCGGCGGTCAAATCTGGCGGCAAGGTCCCGGCCATCCGCCGCAAGTGCCGCTACAAGAATTGCTCGCCGCCTTGCAGACGCAAACCAGGGTCGCCCATTTGCCGTCGACTCGCGTGATCGCGCCTTTGGGTCCGCGCGGCTTGCTGCTCGAGTCGGCCGAGCATGGTGCCGTATCGATCAGCTACGATCGGTTGATCCTCGCGACCGGCGCGCGCGAGCGGCTCTTGCCATTCGCCGGCTGGACCTTGCCCGGCGTGACCGGCGCTGGCGCACTGCAGGCACTCGTCAAAGGCGGCATGCCGGTGCGCGGCGAACGGATCGTGATCGCGGGCAGCGGCCCATTGCTGATCGCGGCGCTCGCCACCGTGCGTGCTGCCGGGGCGCGGGTGGTCGCGGTAGTGGAGCAGGCTTCGGCGCTCGAGGTCGCCCGCTTTGGCGTGTCCCTGTTCGGCGAACCGGCGAAGTTGCGGCAAGCCGTTGTCATGACGCGCGGCTTCGCGGGCGTGCGTTACTGGACCGGCAGCATCGTTCGCAAAGCGGATGGCGCTGGCCGTGTCGAGCGCGTGACGATCCGGCGCGGCCGGCAGGAGTCAACGCTCGACTGCGACCGCGTCGCCTGCGGCTATGGACTCGTACCGAACATCACGCTTGCGCAAGCGCTCGGCTGTGCGATCAGCGAAGCGGGCGAGATTATCGTCGACGGTGAGCAGCGAACTTCAGTGGGCGGCGTGTTGGCGGCGGGCGAATGCACGGGCGTCGGCGGCGAGGAACTGGCTCGTGTGGAAGGCGAGCTTGCCGGGCTCTCCGCGAGCGGCGCCTCGGCGAGCCGCATCTCGGCAAATCGCACCGCACTGCACGCGCAACGCGCTCGATGGCAGCGTTTCGCGAGGCACGTCGAAGCAGCTTTCTCCTTGCAGGCCGCCGCGCGCACGCCACCCGACGACGCCACGCTGCTCTGCCGTTGCGAAGACGTCAGCTTCGGCGACGTGCGCGCCTATCCGGATTGGCGCGAGGCCAAGCTGCATACCCGCTGCGGGATGGGGGCATGTCAGGGACGGGTTTGCGGTGCCGCGGCTTCGTTGTATTTCGGCTGGCAAGCCGCAGCGCCGCGGCCGCCGTTCAGCCCGGCCCAAATCGGCACGTTGATGGCGGCCGGCGAGGAGCAGCCGTCAGTCGAATGA
- a CDS encoding MFS transporter encodes MSQPIQSTRADSTRQTNATAGTARRTKARYQILSLLAVGTMINYLDRTVLGIAAPQLTRELGINAALMGLLFSVFSWSYAASQIPGGLFLDRFGSKVTYFLSMTFWSLCTLAQGLVHGIGALFAFRLGLGVSEAPCFPTNSRVVATWFPQSERAMATATYTVGEYIGLAFFSPFLFMLMGAFGWRSLFYVVGGVGIVFGGIWWLFYREPHEHPSVNQAELDYIEAGGGLTHRKKDADSSGASAAPAKSGFEWRTIGRLLKHRQLSGICLGQFAGNSTLVFFLTWFPTYLATERHMAWLKIGFFAIMPFIAASIGVMFGGLFSDWLLRRGTSPNVARKLPIISGLLLASTIILANYVESNVAVIAILSVAFFAQGMAALGWTLVSDIAPDGLLGVTGGIFNFAANLAGIVTPLVVGFIVAATGSFVGALVFIGAVALIGALSYIFIVGDIKRIVLVD; translated from the coding sequence ATGTCGCAACCGATTCAATCCACGCGCGCCGACTCGACGCGCCAAACGAATGCGACGGCGGGCACCGCGCGCCGCACTAAAGCCCGCTATCAGATCCTCTCGCTGCTGGCAGTCGGCACGATGATCAACTATCTGGACCGCACGGTGCTCGGCATCGCGGCGCCGCAGTTGACCAGGGAGCTCGGCATCAATGCCGCGCTGATGGGGCTGCTGTTCTCGGTGTTCTCGTGGAGCTACGCGGCTTCGCAGATTCCGGGCGGCCTGTTTCTCGACCGCTTCGGCAGCAAGGTGACGTATTTCCTGTCGATGACGTTCTGGTCCTTGTGCACGCTCGCGCAGGGCCTGGTGCACGGCATCGGCGCGCTGTTCGCGTTCCGCCTCGGCCTCGGGGTGTCGGAGGCGCCGTGCTTTCCGACCAATAGCCGCGTGGTCGCCACGTGGTTCCCGCAGAGCGAACGCGCAATGGCGACGGCCACGTACACCGTTGGCGAATATATCGGCCTCGCGTTTTTCAGCCCGTTCCTGTTCATGCTGATGGGCGCGTTCGGCTGGCGCTCGCTCTTCTATGTGGTGGGCGGCGTGGGCATCGTATTCGGCGGGATCTGGTGGTTGTTCTATCGCGAGCCGCACGAGCATCCGTCCGTCAATCAGGCGGAGCTCGACTATATCGAAGCAGGCGGCGGTCTGACGCACCGGAAGAAGGACGCCGATTCTTCCGGCGCGTCGGCTGCACCGGCAAAGAGCGGCTTCGAGTGGCGCACCATCGGGCGCCTGCTCAAGCACCGTCAGTTGAGCGGCATCTGCCTCGGCCAGTTCGCCGGCAACTCGACGCTGGTGTTCTTCCTCACCTGGTTCCCGACGTATCTCGCCACCGAACGTCATATGGCATGGCTGAAGATCGGCTTCTTCGCGATCATGCCGTTCATTGCCGCGTCGATCGGCGTGATGTTCGGCGGCCTCTTCTCCGATTGGCTGCTGCGCCGCGGCACGTCGCCGAATGTGGCGCGCAAGCTGCCGATCATCTCCGGCCTGCTGCTCGCCTCGACGATCATTCTCGCCAACTATGTCGAGAGCAATGTGGCGGTGATCGCGATTCTGTCGGTGGCGTTTTTCGCACAGGGGATGGCGGCACTGGGCTGGACGCTGGTGTCGGACATCGCACCCGACGGCCTGCTTGGCGTGACCGGCGGCATCTTCAACTTTGCCGCCAATCTGGCCGGCATCGTGACGCCGCTGGTGGTGGGTTTCATCGTCGCGGCGACCGGCTCGTTTGTCGGCGCGCTGGTGTTCATCGGCGCGGTCGCGTTGATCGGCGCGCTGTCGTACATCTTTATCGTCGGCGATATCAAGCGGATCGTGCTGGTGGATTGA
- a CDS encoding shikimate dehydrogenase, whose protein sequence is MNAQVNSQANSQAKAQANAQASPQSFLVGLIGSGIGGSLSPAMHEEEGSKLGLHYVYRRIDLEALKLDTTALADLLVAAERMGYNGLNITYPCKQAVIPLLDELSDDARALGAVNTVLFKDGKRIGHNTDWSGFARAFQRGLPDVSLERVVQLGAGGAGAAVAHAALTMGAQTLTLFDVDATRAASLAAELQKRFPAATVSAGNSLAESLAAANGLIHATPTGMAKLPGLPLPAELLHRDLWVADIVYFPIRTALLQAAEALGCRTLSGGGMAVYQAVDAMRIFTGLEPDAERVYTHFQSLLQR, encoded by the coding sequence ATGAACGCACAAGTGAACTCACAAGCGAACTCACAAGCAAAAGCTCAAGCGAACGCACAGGCGAGCCCGCAATCGTTTCTCGTCGGTCTGATCGGCTCGGGCATCGGCGGATCGCTGAGCCCCGCGATGCATGAGGAAGAGGGCAGCAAACTCGGCCTGCACTATGTGTACCGCCGCATCGATCTGGAAGCGCTGAAGCTGGATACGACTGCGCTTGCCGATTTGCTCGTCGCCGCCGAACGCATGGGATACAACGGGCTGAACATCACGTATCCGTGCAAACAGGCCGTCATTCCGCTGCTCGACGAACTGTCCGACGACGCGCGCGCACTCGGCGCGGTCAACACGGTGCTGTTCAAGGACGGCAAACGTATCGGCCACAACACCGATTGGTCCGGTTTCGCCCGCGCGTTCCAGCGCGGCCTGCCGGACGTCTCGCTGGAACGCGTCGTGCAACTGGGCGCGGGCGGTGCGGGCGCGGCGGTCGCGCATGCCGCGCTGACGATGGGCGCGCAAACACTCACGCTATTCGACGTGGACGCCACGCGCGCCGCATCGCTCGCGGCGGAATTGCAAAAGCGTTTCCCTGCCGCCACCGTCAGCGCCGGCAACTCGCTGGCCGAATCGCTCGCTGCCGCTAACGGCCTGATTCATGCGACGCCCACCGGCATGGCGAAATTGCCGGGCTTGCCGTTGCCGGCTGAATTGCTGCACCGCGATTTGTGGGTGGCGGACATCGTCTATTTCCCGATCCGCACCGCGCTGCTGCAGGCCGCCGAAGCGCTCGGCTGCCGCACGCTGAGCGGCGGCGGCATGGCGGTGTATCAGGCAGTCGACGCGATGCGCATCTTCACGGGCCTCGAACCCGACGCCGAGCGCGTTTACACGCATTTCCAGTCCTTGTTGCAACGCTAA
- a CDS encoding NAD(P)/FAD-dependent oxidoreductase, with amino-acid sequence MTADALIVGAGIVGAACAAELAARGMRVEVLDAQGIGGGATAAGMGHIVVMNDSPAEFALSRYSRDLWLELAPQLRTRDAFARCGTLWVAADDEEWQAARTMHAAFDAQGVSAQLLDAAALRACEPALAASMAGGLRIEHDSIVYAPTVAEWLLTQSSGVENIHVRLGTRVAAISARGATLADGEHISAAHVIVANGLGARQLLRSLPLEPKKGHLLITDRYPGLIRHQLLELGYIKSAHHAVGTSVAFNAQPRPTGQLLIGSSRQFDTTDSAVDMAVLARMLQRAARYLPVLPTLNGIRAWTGFRAASPDGLPLIGPAGDFAPGVWLAVGHEGLGVTTSLATAKLLAAQITGDVARISTEPYLPVRFAQKVICD; translated from the coding sequence ATGACAGCGGACGCGTTGATCGTCGGGGCCGGCATTGTCGGCGCGGCCTGCGCGGCGGAGCTGGCCGCGCGCGGCATGCGGGTCGAGGTACTCGACGCACAAGGTATCGGCGGCGGCGCGACGGCGGCGGGCATGGGCCACATCGTGGTGATGAACGACTCGCCGGCGGAATTCGCGTTGAGCCGCTATTCGCGCGACTTGTGGCTGGAACTCGCGCCGCAGCTGCGCACGCGCGACGCGTTCGCGCGCTGCGGCACTTTATGGGTCGCAGCCGACGACGAGGAATGGCAGGCCGCCCGCACCATGCATGCCGCGTTCGACGCGCAGGGCGTCTCCGCTCAACTGCTCGACGCGGCGGCGTTGCGGGCGTGCGAGCCGGCGTTGGCGGCATCGATGGCAGGCGGCTTGAGGATCGAGCACGACAGCATCGTGTATGCGCCAACCGTTGCCGAGTGGCTGCTGACGCAATCCTCAGGAGTCGAGAATATCCATGTGCGGCTCGGCACGCGGGTTGCCGCCATCAGCGCGCGTGGCGCGACGCTGGCCGACGGTGAGCACATCAGCGCGGCGCATGTGATCGTTGCCAATGGTCTGGGCGCCCGGCAACTGCTGAGGTCGCTGCCGCTGGAACCGAAGAAAGGTCATCTGCTGATCACCGACCGTTATCCTGGACTCATTCGCCATCAGCTGCTCGAATTGGGCTACATCAAGAGCGCGCATCACGCGGTGGGCACCTCGGTGGCGTTCAATGCGCAGCCGCGACCGACAGGCCAGTTGCTGATCGGCTCATCGCGCCAGTTCGATACAACCGATTCCGCCGTCGACATGGCGGTGCTCGCCCGGATGCTGCAGCGCGCGGCGCGCTATCTGCCGGTTCTGCCGACGCTCAATGGCATCCGCGCGTGGACCGGCTTTCGCGCGGCGTCGCCGGACGGTTTGCCATTGATCGGTCCGGCCGGTGATTTTGCGCCCGGTGTGTGGCTTGCGGTGGGACACGAGGGCCTTGGCGTGACGACCTCGCTGGCCACTGCAAAGTTGCTCGCCGCGCAAATCACGGGGGACGTGGCGCGGATTTCCACCGAGCCGTACCTGCCGGTCCGTTTTGCGCAAAAGGTGATTTGTGACTGA
- a CDS encoding AraC family transcriptional regulator, translating into MNTLAHPLEPDDATLSGMLSHFTLLEPVFDAMPDVVFFVKDAHARYALVNRTLASRCGFKEKSALLGKTAEDVFPRRFGRIYTAQDKAIINVGSQMIDQLELHLYPGRQPGWCLTCKQPLRDPAGKVVGLAGISRDLKADESSHPAYSRLAAVVQSIQENYVQPLNLKQLAAMADMSVAQLERYFHKVFHLTPRQVLLKTRLDAATALLVSHDKVTDVAALCGYTDHSAFTRQFKATVGVTPTEYRMLLHGTSRS; encoded by the coding sequence ATGAACACGCTGGCTCATCCGCTCGAACCGGACGACGCAACGCTATCCGGCATGCTGTCGCATTTCACGCTACTCGAGCCCGTGTTCGATGCGATGCCGGACGTCGTGTTTTTCGTCAAGGACGCGCACGCCCGCTACGCACTGGTCAATCGCACGCTGGCTTCGCGCTGTGGCTTCAAGGAAAAGTCCGCGTTGCTCGGCAAGACCGCCGAGGACGTCTTTCCGCGCCGCTTCGGCCGCATCTACACCGCGCAGGACAAAGCGATCATCAACGTCGGCAGCCAGATGATCGATCAGCTGGAGCTGCATCTGTATCCCGGCCGTCAGCCGGGGTGGTGCCTGACCTGCAAGCAGCCGTTGCGCGATCCGGCGGGCAAGGTCGTCGGCCTCGCCGGTATCTCCCGCGACCTGAAAGCGGATGAAAGCAGTCATCCCGCTTATAGCCGGCTGGCCGCGGTGGTGCAGTCCATCCAGGAAAACTACGTGCAGCCGCTCAATCTGAAACAGCTTGCTGCAATGGCGGATATGTCGGTGGCGCAACTGGAGCGCTACTTTCACAAAGTGTTTCACTTGACGCCGCGCCAGGTGCTGCTGAAAACGCGGCTGGATGCCGCCACGGCACTGCTGGTTTCGCACGACAAGGTCACCGACGTCGCCGCGCTCTGCGGCTACACCGACCACAGCGCGTTCACGCGTCAATTCAAGGCGACCGTCGGCGTCACGCCGACCGAGTATCGGATGCTGCTGCACGGAACCTCGCGAAGCTGA
- the aroQ gene encoding type II 3-dehydroquinate dehydratase, whose product MSFASVLVLNGPNLNLLGTREPAIYGSETLDDVAKLCRDAGDRLDLSVDFCQSNAEHQLIDWLHAARSKVDGIVINPAAYTHTSVAIADALTAIEKPVIEVHISNVHRREAFRHHSYVSAVADAIIVGCGTQGYVLALERMAVILKNRAAK is encoded by the coding sequence ATGAGTTTTGCATCGGTGCTGGTCCTCAACGGACCGAATCTCAATCTGCTCGGCACGCGTGAGCCGGCCATCTATGGATCGGAAACGCTCGACGACGTCGCGAAGCTCTGCCGCGATGCGGGCGATCGGCTGGATCTGTCGGTCGATTTCTGCCAATCGAATGCGGAACACCAACTCATCGACTGGCTGCATGCGGCGCGCAGCAAGGTCGACGGCATCGTGATCAATCCGGCGGCTTACACGCATACCTCGGTGGCGATCGCCGATGCGCTCACCGCGATCGAAAAGCCCGTCATCGAAGTGCATATTTCAAACGTGCATCGCCGCGAAGCGTTCCGGCATCACTCGTACGTGTCGGCGGTGGCCGATGCGATCATCGTCGGTTGCGGTACGCAAGGCTACGTGCTCGCGCTGGAGCGGATGGCGGTCATCCTTAAGAATAGGGCGGCCAAATGA